A region from the Gossypium hirsutum isolate 1008001.06 chromosome A08, Gossypium_hirsutum_v2.1, whole genome shotgun sequence genome encodes:
- the LOC107926999 gene encoding geraniol 8-hydroxylase, with product MDFLNWLMYFVFSLILFQAFHLITRRKLGRSHKLPPGPPTIPIFGNLFQVGDKPHRSLAKLAKIHGDIMTLKLGQTTTVVFSSATMAKEIFQKHDAVSCNRTIPDALRALQHHEAGLPWMPVSTTWRNLRKICNLHIFATHKLDANQYLRRSKVEQLLAGVRESSLIGEAIEIRQAAFKITLSLISNTIFSIDLADSTHTSEEFREIVRGIMEELGKPNFGDNFPIANLDLQGIRRRVAILFRKMMDLFDKMLDERMELRRMNDYISIDDFLDILLQLSHQGNSEKLDRNLIKHLILDLVVGAIETTTSTLEWAMAELLQNPKVLQEARGELKQIIGEGNLVEESNITCLPYLQAIVKETMRLHPSFPLLLPKKAEADIEIHSFVIPKGTQLLINAWAIGRDPKFWEVPDLFRPERFIRSEMDVKGRDFGLIPFGGGRRICPGLPLAIRMLHLMLGGLIHSFDWKHENNITPESLDMKDKYGLFLQKAQPLRIIPISN from the exons ATGGATTTCCTGAATTGGTTAATGTACTTTGTTTTCTCCTTGATATTGTTTCAAGCTTTCCATTTGATCACAAGAAGGAAATTGGGAAGATCCCATAAGCTTCCGCCCGGTCCACCAACAATTCCGATCTTCGGGAACCTTTTCCAGGTTGGTGATAAACCCCATAGGTCCCTTGCCAAACTTGCCAAGATTCATGGGGACATCATGACTCTGAAACTTGGCCAGACTACTACCGTAGTTTTTTCATCTGCAACAATGGCCAAAGAAATCTTCCAAAAGCATGATGCCGTATCTTGTAACCGAACCATTCCCGATGCCCTTCGTGCCCTTCAACATCACGAAGCCGGATTGCCTTGGATGCCTGTTTCAACCACATGGAGAAATCTTAGGAAAATCTGCAATTTGCATATTTTCGCTACTCATAAACTTGACGCTAATCAATACTTGAGGCGCAGCAAAGTAGAACAACTCCTTGCTGGTGTTCGCGAAAGTTCCCTCATCGGAGAAGCGATTGAGATACGTCAAGCTGCTTTCAAAATTACGCTTAGTCTCATATCAAATACTATTTTCTCCATTGATTTAGCCGACTCTACTCATACTTCTGAGGAGTTCCGAGAAATTGTGCGGGGTATCATGGAAGAGTTGGGAAAACCCAACTTTGGTGATAATTTCCCTATTGCTAATCTTGACTTGCAGGGCATCAGGCGTCGAGTGGCAATTCTTTTTAGAAAGATGATGGATCTTTTCGATAAAATGCTCGATGAGCGGATGGAGTTGAGAAGGATGAATGATTATATATCAATTGATGATTTCTTGGATATCCTTCTCCAACTCAGCCACCAAGGAAACAGCGAAAAGCTCGACAGAAATCTTATCAAACATTTGATTTTG GATTTGGTTGTAGGCGCAATCGAGACAACTACAAGTACTTTGGAATGGGCAATGGCGGAATTACTCCAAAACCCAAAAGTTTTGCAGGAAGCCAGAGGAGAACTGAAGCAAATAATTGGCGAGGGGAACTTGGTGGAGGAATCTAACATTACTTGTTTACCTTATTTGCAAGCAATTGTCAAGGAAACGATGAGGTTGCATCCATCGTTTCCTTTGTTACTCCCCAAAAAAGCTGAAGCAGATATCGAGATTCACAGCTTCGTCATTCCAAAAGGTACACAACTGTTGATCAACGCATGGGCTATAGGTAGAGATCCTAAGTTCTGGGAGGTGCCTGACTTGTTTCGTCCAGAGAGGTTCATAAGATCAGAAATGGATGTTAAAGGAAGGGATTTTGGACTGATTCCGTTCGGAGGTGGGCGAAGAATTTGCCCTGGATTACCATTGGCCATAAGAATGTTGCACTTAATGTTGGGTGGACTCATTCATTCATTTGATTGGAAACATGAAAATAACATCACACCAGAGAGTTTAGATATGAAGGATAAGTATGGTCTTTTTCTGCAGAAAGCTCAACCATTAAGAATCATTCCGATTTCAAATTAA